A genomic segment from Canis lupus baileyi chromosome 13, mCanLup2.hap1, whole genome shotgun sequence encodes:
- the LOC140602157 gene encoding olfactory receptor 11H7, with amino-acid sequence MNKSEISTVTQFVLLGFPGPWKIQIMLFSMILLVYILTLTGNTAIICAVRWDHRLHTPMYVLLANFSFLEIWYVTCTIPNMLVNLLSKTKTISFSGCFAQFYFFFSLGTTECFFLCVMAYDRYLAICHPLHYPSIMTGHLCVILVLLCWLIGFLGHGITIFFISQLPFCGPNIIDHFLCDVDPLITLSCAPAPIIEHVSHSVSSLIIILTILYILGSYALVLRAVLQVPSSAGRQKAFSTCGSHLVVVSLFYGTIMAMYVSPTSGNSVAMHKVITLIYSVVTPVLNPFIYSLRNREMKFALRQVICGMKILKPS; translated from the coding sequence ATGAATAAGTCAGAGATATCTACTGTGACACAGTTTGTCTTGTTGGGTTTTCCTGGTCCCTGGAAAATACAGATCATGCTTTTCTCAATGATTTTGTTGGTCTATATCTTGACTCTAACTGGGAATACGGCCATCATTTGTGCAGTGAGATGGGACCATCGACTCCATACCCCTATGTATGTGCTCCTGGCAAACTTCTCCTTCCTAGAAATCTGGTATGTGACTTGCACCATTCCCAACATGCTGGTCAATTTACTTTCCAAAACAAAGACCATATCGTTCTCTGGTTGCTTCGCTCAGTTCTACTTCTTCTTTTCCCTGGGCACAACTgagtgcttcttcctctgtgtcatGGCGTATGATAGGTACCTGGCCATCTGCCATCCACTGCACTACCCCTCCATTATGACTGGGCATCTCTGTGTCATTCTGGTGTTGCTTTGTTGGCTCATTGGTTTCCTTGGACATGGGATCACTATATTCTTCATTTCTCAACTACCCTTTTGTGGTCCCAACATTATTGACCACTTTCTGTGTGATGTGGACCCACTGATCACATTGTCCTGTGCCCCCGCACCCATCATAGAGCATGTATCCCATTCTGTGAGCTCTCTTATCATCATTCTCACCATTTTGTACATTCTTGGGTCCTATGCCCTGGTGCTCAGAGCTGTGCTTCAGGTTCCTTCTTCAGCTGGACGGCAAAAGGCCTTCTCTACCTGTGGATCTCACTTAGTTGTGGTGTCTCTGTTTTACGGAACCATAATGGCAATGTATGTAAGTCCCACATCTGGCAACTCAGTTGCTATGCATAAGGTCATCACACTGATATACTCTGTAGTGACACCAGTCTTAAACCCCTTCATCTACAGCCTACGCAACAGGGAGATGAAATTCGCCCTCCGTCAGGTCATTTGTGGAATGAAAATCCTCAAACCCTCATGA
- the LOC140602156 gene encoding olfactory receptor 11H6, producing MLIIIHSLVISASLTALESQNTTMRFVSEFVLLGFPGQREMQNFFFSFILVIYLLTLLGNGIIVCIVKWDKQLHTPMYIFLGNFAFLEIWYTSSTVPSMLVNILSETKTISFTGCFLQFYFFFSLGTTECFFLSVMAYDRYLAICRPLHYPSIMTGKLCVALVCVCWVSGFLCYPVPIVLISQLPFCGPNIIDHFVCDPGPLFALACIPAPSTELLCYTFNSLIIFGPFLFILGSYTLVLRAVLRIPSGAGRTKAFSTCGSHLMVVSLFYGTLMVMYVSPTSGNPTGMQKIITLVYSAVTPLLNPLIYSLRNKDMKDALKKVLGLRSNQN from the coding sequence ATGCTCATCATTATTCACTCATTGGTTATCTCTGCTTCTCTAACAGCTTTGGAATCCCAGAACACAACAATGCGTTTTGTGTCCGAGTTTGTCCTCCTGGGTTTCCCTGGTCAAAGGGAGATGCAGaactttttcttctcattcatcCTGGTGATCTATCTCCTCACCCTGCTGGGGAATGGGATTATTGTCTGCATAGTGAAATGGGACAAGCAGCTTCACACACCCATGTACATCTTCTTGGGAAACTTTGCCTTCCTAGAGATCTGGTACACCTCCTCCACTGTCCCAAGTATGCTGGTCAACATCCTTTCCGAGACCAAGACCATCTCCTTCACTGGGTGCTTCCTTcaattctacttctttttctcaCTGGGTACAACAGAGTGTTTCTTCTTATCAGTCATGGCTTATGATCGGTACCTCGCCATCTGTCGCCCACTCCATTACCCCTCCATCATGACTGGGAAGCTCTGTGTGGCCCTGGTCTGTGTTTGCTGGGTGAGTGGATTTCTCTGCTATCCAGTCCCCATTGTCCTCATCTCCCAACTTCCATTCTGTGGACCCAACATCATTGATCACTTTGTGTGTGACCCAGGCCCACTGTTCGCACTGGCCTGCATCCCTGCTCCTTCCACTGAGCTTCTCTGTTACACCTTCAATTCACTGATTATCTTCGGGCCCTTCCTCTTCATCCTGGGATCTTACACCCTGGTTCTCAGAGCTGTGCTTCGCATTCCTTCTGGTGCAGGTCGAACTAAAGCATTCTCCACGTGTGGGTCCCATCTAATGGTGGTGTCTCTATTCTATGGAACCCTTATGGTGATGTATGTGAGCCCGACATCAGGGAATCCGACGGGAATGCAAAAGATCATCACTCTGGTATACTCGGCAGTGACTCCACTCTTAAACCCCCTTATCTATAGTCTCCGAAACAAAGACATGAAAGATGCCCTAAAGAAAGTCCTAGGATTAAGAAGTAACCAAAACTGA